A part of Miscanthus floridulus cultivar M001 chromosome 6, ASM1932011v1, whole genome shotgun sequence genomic DNA contains:
- the LOC136461763 gene encoding uncharacterized protein isoform X7, whose amino-acid sequence MGRRGSSDRLEALSLEIERKLQKALISNSQRLQILQQLFADIVLKVDDRARDAIMSENDDGIAPVDEREDGWLCFYEILANHFVKVPESGRRILELIVQLWSQSFASNIFALLFHKWLFEAPLDEKEISLRYSSALVQGATNVFWIGIQTNTRHFLSLYHYLLEDVALVPDRLTKLSLQAGRDLFLLLSRFMFFYDQDPLLSSFLEHFPNNNKAFKSQTSWGFLEHFPTFPNSFLVGGPADYFVIELTDLLQKLKIEPVLLHYLSRMSILQGLELRLSTSTRLKACLYSFTSPGGPTYPTRAVRHAAWNTLDLLFPLGVCFGWAGGSDRSLLE is encoded by the exons ATGGGGCGCCGCGGCTCCTCCGACCGCCTCGAGGCGCTCTCCCTCGAGATCGAGCGCAAGCTGCAGAAG GCTCTGATCTCCAACTCACAGCGTCTTCAGATACTTCAGCAATTATTTGCTGACATTGTATTGAAGGTGGATGATCGTGCTCGAG ATGCGATTATGAGTGAGAATGATGATGGCATTGCTCCAGTAGATGAACGGGAAGATGGTTGGCTATGCTTCTATGAGATTCTTGCAAATCATTTTGTTAAAGTGCCTGAAAGTGGCAGGCGTATACTTGAGTTGATAGTGCAACTCTGGAGCCAGTCCTTCGCGTCCAACATATTTGCACTTCTTTTCCACAAATGG TTGTTCGAAGCCCCTCTTGATGAAAAGGAAATATCGCTACGATATAGCTCTGCTCTTGTTCAAGGTGCTACAAATGTATTTTG gaTTGGCATACAGACAAATACAAGACATTTTCTCTCTTTGTATCAT TATCTCCTTGAGGATGTTGCTCTAGTCCCTGACCGACTTACTAAATTATCATTACAG GCTGGTAGAGACCTTTTCCTTCTGCTCTCTAGATTCATGTTCTTCTATGATCAAG ATCCCTTGCTTTCTAGTTTCCTAGAGCATTTccccaacaacaacaaagcctttaagtcccaaacaagttggggtttcCTAGAGCATTTCCCCACTTTTCCAAATTCCTTCTTGGTTGGTGGACCAGCAGATTACTTTGTAATTGAACTCACTGATCTG CTTCAAAAGCTAAAAATTGAGCCAGTACTACTGCACTACCTCTCCCGCATGAGCATACTTCAAG GGCTGGAACTGAGATTGAGTACAAGCACCAGATTAAAGGCCTGCCTCTACAGCTTCACTTCTCCTGGTGGCCCTACGTACCCAACACGTGCGGTGCGGCATGCAGCCTGGAATACATTGGATTTGCTGTTCCCT
- the LOC136461763 gene encoding uncharacterized protein isoform X6 gives MGRRGSSDRLEALSLEIERKLQKALISNSQRLQILQQLFADIVLKVDDRARDAIMSENDDGIAPVDEREDGWLCFYEILANHFVKVPESGRRILELIVQLWSQSFASNIFALLFHKWLFEAPLDEKEISLRYSSALVQGATNVFWIGIQTNTRHFLSLYHYLLEDVALVPDRLTKLSLQAGRDLFLLLSRFMFFYDQDPLLSSFLEHFPNNNKAFKSQTSWGFLEHFPTFPNSFLVGGPADYFVIELTDLLQKLKIEPVLLHYLSRMSILQGLELRLSTSTRLKACLYSFTSPGGPTYPTRAVRHAAWNTLDLLFPTRRRTRRTRIVSTMRSTEMTTLKGGSGQYKSY, from the exons ATGGGGCGCCGCGGCTCCTCCGACCGCCTCGAGGCGCTCTCCCTCGAGATCGAGCGCAAGCTGCAGAAG GCTCTGATCTCCAACTCACAGCGTCTTCAGATACTTCAGCAATTATTTGCTGACATTGTATTGAAGGTGGATGATCGTGCTCGAG ATGCGATTATGAGTGAGAATGATGATGGCATTGCTCCAGTAGATGAACGGGAAGATGGTTGGCTATGCTTCTATGAGATTCTTGCAAATCATTTTGTTAAAGTGCCTGAAAGTGGCAGGCGTATACTTGAGTTGATAGTGCAACTCTGGAGCCAGTCCTTCGCGTCCAACATATTTGCACTTCTTTTCCACAAATGG TTGTTCGAAGCCCCTCTTGATGAAAAGGAAATATCGCTACGATATAGCTCTGCTCTTGTTCAAGGTGCTACAAATGTATTTTG gaTTGGCATACAGACAAATACAAGACATTTTCTCTCTTTGTATCAT TATCTCCTTGAGGATGTTGCTCTAGTCCCTGACCGACTTACTAAATTATCATTACAG GCTGGTAGAGACCTTTTCCTTCTGCTCTCTAGATTCATGTTCTTCTATGATCAAG ATCCCTTGCTTTCTAGTTTCCTAGAGCATTTccccaacaacaacaaagcctttaagtcccaaacaagttggggtttcCTAGAGCATTTCCCCACTTTTCCAAATTCCTTCTTGGTTGGTGGACCAGCAGATTACTTTGTAATTGAACTCACTGATCTG CTTCAAAAGCTAAAAATTGAGCCAGTACTACTGCACTACCTCTCCCGCATGAGCATACTTCAAG GGCTGGAACTGAGATTGAGTACAAGCACCAGATTAAAGGCCTGCCTCTACAGCTTCACTTCTCCTGGTGGCCCTACGTACCCAACACGTGCGGTGCGGCATGCAGCCTGGAATACATTGGATTTGCTGTTCCCT